The genomic stretch GCAATCATTTTCCGCTACCGCGAGCGGATTGTTACGCCTCTTGAGCTTCTCACCTCACTTCACCGTCTTGAGTTCGAACTCTACCACCACCTGCGGCGTCGGGTTTTGGATGCCGGTTGCGCTGCCGAAGCCAGGCCCCTTGGTGAGCGGCGTGCAGCCCTGCGGTTTGGGCACGAAGTGGAACGGCGCGGCGGTGGTAGCCTCGACGCGGATCACGTCCGCCGCGCCGATGGGCTCGCTCACCTTGAAGTGGGTCCCCTGGGGCAATAGCTCCGCCGAGTAGGTGTACCCCGCCTTGAACAGCGCCGACTGCCGCGTGCCGGTCATATGGTTGGGGTAATACTGGCAGACGTTGCCCAGCCCCTTGGTCTCGGCCGTGACGCGCACGTAGGCGTCGGCGCTGGCGGAAACGTACACGTCGTACTCGTCGCCGAGCTTGAGCGCCGTCTGGCCCGGGATCACCGGCGTACCGTCGCTCTTGCGCACCTCGACCTGGAGCGTCAAGCCGTTCGCCGTGGCGGGGATCGGCTTCGCCCCCGCCAGCATCCAGTCGTACTGATTCGCGGAGTTGTCGGCGTAGCCCACGGGCTGGAGGTAGACGACCTGCGGGCCCTCCTTGACATAGCCGACCTGACCGCTTTCGTCCTTGACTTTCAGCCAGCCGCCGACCTCCTTGGCCAGAACGAGCAGCTCCTTGCCCATCGCCAGCACGCCGTCGGCCTGCCGCACCTCGGCGTCGCCGAGGCCGAACAGCTTCATGAACCAGCTCACTGCCTTGGCGATCACGATCTTCCCGAAGGGAGTGGCCGCAGCGATCATGATCGGCAGGAACAGGCCCTTGGTCTTGGTCTGCTGGAGCGCGTCGGCCTGCACGTAGCCGGTCTTGCCGTCCGGCGTTTGCACACGCCAGTACGTTCCCGCTTGATGCGTGACCTCGACGATCGCGCCGGATGCGAGGCTGGCCACCGGGGCGTCGGTTGCGCCAGGCGCGGCGAGCACGGCCGTCGACTTCGTCGCCGTGAAGGGCGCGGCGAAGGCGAGGCTGGCAAATAAAAACACGGCGGCGACGGTAAACACGCTGACGAGGGTTTTCCGCTTCATCACGATCTCCCCACTACAAAAAACACCATATCATCTTTATAAGTAAGCGACTCCGCGGGCGACGTTCGGCCGTTCGGCCTACCGGCCGCCCGGGAGTCCGGTCTCTTCGGCCTGGCCCGTCGACCAGCCCGGGAAAGGGCCAGGACTGCGGCGGTGCGCTTGGGCGATAATCCATCGCTCAACTCCGACCGGCCTCTCGGCGCGGATGCAGTCCCGGGAACATCGGAACCCCTTGTTGTTGTTCGTATTCGTCGGTTGATTCCTGTTCCGATTCGACGCGCGCACATTCCTGGGATTATTGTTCCAGCTACCACCCCGAAGCACGCGGTTCGATTGCGGCCCTCCCCCCTTTTACAAAAACGAACGACGGGAGCAACTCCTCCCGCAGCCGGTAGCTATCGGCATAGGATGCGTGCGCGAGCCAGGATGCCAAGGAAGCGCGCACGCGGTCGATGGTCACCCGCCCCTCGGTGTAGTCGTCTTGCAGCGCCCGCATCCTTTTTCCGAATCGTTTCACGTTCTCCCGCCGCACCCGCACCCGATCCGGCAGGTGCCGAAAGCCGAGGAACTCGATCCCCTCCCGCGCGGTGTAGATGCGGCTCTTGCCGTCGTGAAGGCGCAGCCGGTGCCCGCCGAGGTAGTCGATGATCGCGGCGCGCACCTGGTTCAGGCGCGCTTTGTCGTCGGCGAACACGCAGAAGTCGTCGACGTACCGCAGGTAAGAACCGGCGCGCAGTTCCTCGGTCAGCCAATGGTCGAAGTCGTTCAGGTAGAGGTTGGCGAAAAACTGGCTGGTGAGGTTGCCCACCGGGATTCCCCGACGGCGTTTGTGCGGCGTGAAGAGGTCGTCGCCGGAGAAGAAAAATCGAGGGGCCGTCTCGTTGAAGTCCCGCGAGCCGACGATCTTCTCCAGCAGCCGCAGCGCGTCACGGTCGGCGACCTTGCGGCGCAGCTTACCCAGCAGGATCTCGTGATCCATGCTCTGGAAGTATTTGCGGATGTCGCACTTCAGGACATACCGATGTTTGGCCAGGAAACCCCGAAAGCGAAACAGCGCCGCGTGCGTACCCTTACCCTTGCGGCAGGCGTAGGCGTCGTAAATGAACATGGGGTCGAACAGCGGCTCGATCACGTTCATCACGGCGTGGTGGACGACCCGATCCCGATAGGGTGCGGCGGAGATGAGCCGCTTCTTGGAGTCCTTGACGATAAAGTCCCGATACGGCCCGGGCTCGTAGTCGCCGGATCGCAGTTCGTCTTGGAGGCGAAAGAGGTTGCTTTCCAGCTCGAAGTTGAAGGCCAAGGCGCTCGGCTTGTAACGGCGGCCGGTCTGCGCCTTTTTCGCCGCCAGCAGCAGGTTCTGGAAGTCGGCGATTCGCGGAAACAGGTGCTTGAAGGTCTTAGCCATCGCCACTCGCCTGCTTGCGCCAACCGCCGAGTTGTTGCCCGAGGTCGGTGAGAATCCCCATGACGTGCTCGTAGCCCTTGTCCGACAGGGCTCCGAGTTCCCGCGACAGCCGCAGCAGCATCCGCAGCCGCTCCAGTCGGATGTTCGCCTCGTCCAGTAGATCAACCTTCTTTTTCGTATAGGCGGCCTGCACCAGCAACTCCAGCACGGTCAGCACGTTGTCCGCGATCCGGTCGCCCAGCGTAAACTTGTGGTCGCGCGGAAACTTCGCCAACCGCACCAGCACCTCCTTGGCCAGATCGTACGCCTTCTGGATCGCCGGAAGATCTTTCTTCATCGTCTATGACTCGCTTTTTCGTAGCGAACAGGGCTTCGCCCTGTACCTACCAAAGAGGGCTGCCCTCTTTGGAATCTCCCCAGGGTAAAAGGGTAAAAGAGCCCAAGAGTAAAATTCAGTCCCGGGAACATCGGAACCCCAGGAGGTGGTCGTATTCGCCGGGCGATTCCTGAGCCGATACGACGCGCGCACATTCCTGGGATCAAAGTTCCAGCTACCACCCCGAAGCACGCGGAGCGAGTTATTTTTAGTGTTTACGGGATTGCGCTCCGGCATTTGCGAGTACCAGTTTTCATCGTACCAGTCCTGATTCCACTCCCACACGTTGCCCAGCATGTCGTACAGGCCATAGGCGTTCGGCTGCTTCTGGCCCACCGGGTGCGTCTTGTTGCCGGAGTTGCCGCCGTACCAGGCAACGTCATCGAGGTTCCCGTACCGCGCACCGGTCGTGCCGCCCCGCGCCGCGTACTCCCACTCCGCCTCCGTCGGCAGGCGCTTGCCGACCTTCGCGCAGTAGTTGCTGGCGTCGTTCCAGGAGACGTTTTCCACGGGGCAGTCGGCGCAGTTCTTGAAGGAGCTGGGGTTCGTGCCGGTCACCCGCTGGTACTCCGACTGCGTCACCTCGTATACGTCCATGTGGAAGGCATCCACGTAAACATTCTTGGCTGGCTTTTCGTCGCTTTGACAATCCGAATCCCCCGTCGAGCAGCCCATCGTGAACCAGCCGCCGGGGATCCACGCCATGCCCTCCGGCGCATCGGCTTGGTTCAGCCATCCATTTACCTCGTCATACCAGGGGTTATCGCTTTTGTCGCCGTAGTCCGAAAGAAATTTTTGGTACAAGGCCTTCTTGGTGCTTTTGTTATACGAGGCGCTTTCCTTGTATTCCTTTACCTTCGAGTAGGCGCTCTGTGCTGCTTTCTGCTTTGACCTTTTCACCGACTCGGCGGCTTCCGCTTTTTGCTGCTCGGCCTGCGCGAGGGCGTCGTAGCCCGACAGATCGGGGACCGGTTCGGGCTTTACAGCCACGGGTGGCGGGGGAGCTGAACCGCCGTATTGAAACACCATCTGGCTCGTGCCGTCCCACCAGCCGAACGAGGGCGACAGCCCAGGCACCTTGGCCGGAATCTGCGCTTGAAGGTAAGTCCCCACCTCGGCGAAGGTGACATAGCCGTCCCGCTGGCCGCCCACGCCGTCGGCGCTGCCGTTGATGGCGTTGACGAAGTCGTAGGAGAACGCGCCGTCGGGCGTCGGCTGACCGGCGTCACCGGCGGTGAGCACGTTGATCGCGGGCTGCCCGAGGAAGTAGTTAACGTTGCCGGTCATCGTGCCGCTCTTAGTCAACGCCGTGCCGGAGAAGCAGGAGTCGAAGATGACCAGCACGTGCTTGGCGGGAATCTTGTTGTTGATCTGCCCGCGCAGGGCGTCCATCGAGATGTAGCTGGACCAGTCGTCGGTGCCGCCAGTCATGCGGCCGTCGGCCGGAATAATGTAACCGAGCTGTCGGCCGCTACGCGCAGCCACCTCGGTCTGACCGTGACCCGAGTAGTAGAAGATGAACCGGCCGTTCTTGCCGACCTTCGCGGGGATGACTGTCTCGATCTG from Myxococcales bacterium encodes the following:
- a CDS encoding DUF4384 domain-containing protein, with translation MKRKTLVSVFTVAAVFLFASLAFAAPFTATKSTAVLAAPGATDAPVASLASGAIVEVTHQAGTYWRVQTPDGKTGYVQADALQQTKTKGLFLPIMIAAATPFGKIVIAKAVSWFMKLFGLGDAEVRQADGVLAMGKELLVLAKEVGGWLKVKDESGQVGYVKEGPQVVYLQPVGYADNSANQYDWMLAGAKPIPATANGLTLQVEVRKSDGTPVIPGQTALKLGDEYDVYVSASADAYVRVTAETKGLGNVCQYYPNHMTGTRQSALFKAGYTYSAELLPQGTHFKVSEPIGAADVIRVEATTAAPFHFVPKPQGCTPLTKGPGFGSATGIQNPTPQVVVEFELKTVK
- a CDS encoding RNA-dependent DNA polymerase; protein product: MAKTFKHLFPRIADFQNLLLAAKKAQTGRRYKPSALAFNFELESNLFRLQDELRSGDYEPGPYRDFIVKDSKKRLISAAPYRDRVVHHAVMNVIEPLFDPMFIYDAYACRKGKGTHAALFRFRGFLAKHRYVLKCDIRKYFQSMDHEILLGKLRRKVADRDALRLLEKIVGSRDFNETAPRFFFSGDDLFTPHKRRRGIPVGNLTSQFFANLYLNDFDHWLTEELRAGSYLRYVDDFCVFADDKARLNQVRAAIIDYLGGHRLRLHDGKSRIYTAREGIEFLGFRHLPDRVRVRRENVKRFGKRMRALQDDYTEGRVTIDRVRASLASWLAHASYADSYRLREELLPSFVFVKGGRAAIEPRASGW
- the avd gene encoding diversity-generating retroelement protein Avd encodes the protein MKKDLPAIQKAYDLAKEVLVRLAKFPRDHKFTLGDRIADNVLTVLELLVQAAYTKKKVDLLDEANIRLERLRMLLRLSRELGALSDKGYEHVMGILTDLGQQLGGWRKQASGDG
- a CDS encoding SUMF1/EgtB/PvdO family nonheme iron enzyme, coding for MKKRLIAVLGLALVVLISAALAQNKGPGFSTANGGQWYDRSVALVVGISQYGNGWSSLTEPRNDANRVAQALQAQGFEVIKLTDTQASRANIMRQIETVIPAKVGKNGRFIFYYSGHGQTEVAARSGRQLGYIIPADGRMTGGTDDWSSYISMDALRGQINNKIPAKHVLVIFDSCFSGTALTKSGTMTGNVNYFLGQPAINVLTAGDAGQPTPDGAFSYDFVNAINGSADGVGGQRDGYVTFAEVGTYLQAQIPAKVPGLSPSFGWWDGTSQMVFQYGGSAPPPPVAVKPEPVPDLSGYDALAQAEQQKAEAAESVKRSKQKAAQSAYSKVKEYKESASYNKSTKKALYQKFLSDYGDKSDNPWYDEVNGWLNQADAPEGMAWIPGGWFTMGCSTGDSDCQSDEKPAKNVYVDAFHMDVYEVTQSEYQRVTGTNPSSFKNCADCPVENVSWNDASNYCAKVGKRLPTEAEWEYAARGGTTGARYGNLDDVAWYGGNSGNKTHPVGQKQPNAYGLYDMLGNVWEWNQDWYDENWYSQMPERNPVNTKNNSLRVLRGGSWNFDPRNVRASYRLRNRPANTTTSWGSDVPGTEFYSWALLPFYPGEIPKRAALFGRYRAKPCSLRKSES